In a single window of the Paracholeplasma morum genome:
- a CDS encoding helix-turn-helix domain-containing protein, giving the protein MRKNKRLSYEEKLLICTIYEKGEGSLRQLASQFGVSKSAIEVLIFKYSKFGAEALRMQGMNQSYTETLKNEVVESYRNGAGSYY; this is encoded by the coding sequence TTGAGAAAAAACAAACGATTAAGTTATGAAGAAAAATTACTTATTTGCACGATATATGAGAAAGGCGAAGGGTCACTTAGACAGTTAGCAAGTCAGTTTGGCGTAAGCAAAAGCGCAATAGAGGTACTGATTTTCAAATATAGTAAGTTTGGTGCTGAAGCATTACGTATGCAAGGTATGAATCAAAGTTATACTGAAACATTAAAAAATGAAGTTGTTGAATCATATAGGAATGGTGCTGGAAGTTATTAT